The genomic DNA GGTGCGGTAACAGGTAGGAAAAGGTAGAATATAGATGCCATTATGTTTTGAATATCATTAATTATTGCTTATCTTTACGGGACGATAAAACGATGGGGATTACGATGATGAATGAATTCGAAGTCAGGAGTTACGGGGGGGAGGAATTGGCGGTCCTTTACGGTTCTGATTTGATGCCGGTATCGGCAGGGAAACGGTTGTCCAAATGGGTAGGGGTAAACCCGGAGCTAAAGACAGAGCTACAGGGAAACGATTGGAGGAAAGGGAAGAAGATGTAGACTCCCCCTACAGGTGAGGACGATCGTGCAATATCCGGGTGAGCCTTGAAATAAGGGACTTCTGTGTACGAAACAAGGGACTTTGGCGTGTCAAACCAAGAAGTTCGGGAGGTAAAAGACCGGACTTCCGGATGCGAAAGAAGGGATTTTTCTCATTCCTGTCGTGTCTATGCCGGTTTAAAGGGGTACAAGGAAATGAGCCTATATATATTATTAATATATTTATTTTAAGATGTAGGATTGAACCACAATGAACGGAAAACCTCTGTAAGCTACTTGTAATGAGTTGTTTATATTGAGTCATTGACTGCACCGTTTTTATTAGAGGTGAACTGTTTGGTTTAGAGCCTGTTTAAATTATATTCAATAATAATCTTATAGTAGGCAATTTAATCATTTCCTCTGCCGGATAAAACGTTAATTCATGGCTTCGGCAGAGTTTTCTATTCTGATTTGCTACTGAGCTTACTAGGATAAACATAATTGAGGTTGCTCTGAAAAGATAAAAGTTTTTGTTTGCAGAATAAAAAAAAGTTCCTACC from Parabacteroides merdae ATCC 43184 includes the following:
- a CDS encoding DUF4248 domain-containing protein — protein: MMNEFEVRSYGGEELAVLYGSDLMPVSAGKRLSKWVGVNPELKTELQGNDWRKGKKM